From Vibrio splendidus, a single genomic window includes:
- the glyA gene encoding serine hydroxymethyltransferase, whose amino-acid sequence MLKRDMNIADYDADLFAAIQEETLRQEEHIELIASENYTSPRVMEAQGSQLTNKYAEGYPGKRYYGGCEFVDKVETLAIERACELFGAQYANVQPHSGSQANNAVYMALLNAGDTVLGMSLAHGGHLTHGSPVNFSGKLYNIIPYGIDEAGQIDYEEMEALAIEHKPKMIIGGFSAYSQVCDWKRMREIADKVGAYFFVDMAHVAGLIAAGVYPNPVPHAHVVTTTTHKTLAGPRGGLILSNEGEDLYKKLNSAVFPGGQGGPLMHVIAGKAVAFKEALEPEFKEYQARVVANAKAMVAEFLARGYNIVSGSTENHLFLVDLIDKDITGKEADAALGSANITVNKNSVPNDPRSPFVTSGIRIGSPSITRRGFSEADAKALAGWMCDILDNMGDESVIEATKAKVLEICKRLPVYA is encoded by the coding sequence ATGCTTAAGCGTGACATGAACATTGCTGATTACGATGCGGACCTATTCGCAGCTATCCAAGAAGAAACTCTTCGTCAGGAAGAGCACATCGAACTTATCGCTTCAGAAAACTACACAAGCCCACGTGTAATGGAAGCTCAAGGTTCTCAACTTACAAACAAATACGCTGAAGGCTACCCTGGTAAGCGTTACTACGGCGGTTGTGAGTTCGTAGATAAAGTTGAAACTCTAGCAATCGAACGTGCATGTGAACTTTTTGGCGCTCAATACGCGAACGTACAACCTCACTCAGGTTCTCAAGCTAACAACGCTGTATACATGGCGCTATTGAATGCTGGCGATACCGTTCTAGGTATGAGCCTAGCGCACGGTGGTCACCTAACGCACGGTTCTCCAGTAAACTTCTCTGGTAAGCTTTACAACATCATTCCTTACGGTATCGATGAAGCTGGCCAAATCGATTACGAAGAGATGGAAGCGTTAGCTATTGAGCACAAACCTAAGATGATCATCGGTGGTTTCTCAGCTTACTCTCAAGTTTGTGATTGGAAGCGCATGCGTGAAATCGCTGACAAAGTAGGCGCTTACTTCTTCGTAGATATGGCGCACGTTGCTGGCCTTATCGCTGCAGGTGTTTACCCGAACCCAGTTCCACATGCTCACGTTGTAACGACTACAACGCACAAAACGCTTGCTGGTCCTCGTGGTGGTCTTATCCTTTCTAACGAAGGTGAAGATCTTTACAAGAAGCTAAACTCAGCAGTATTCCCAGGCGGCCAAGGTGGCCCTCTAATGCACGTTATCGCTGGTAAAGCAGTAGCGTTCAAAGAAGCTCTAGAGCCAGAGTTCAAAGAATACCAAGCTCGCGTAGTTGCTAACGCAAAAGCAATGGTTGCTGAATTCCTAGCACGCGGTTACAACATCGTTTCAGGTTCTACAGAGAACCACCTGTTCCTAGTTGACCTAATCGACAAAGACATCACAGGTAAAGAGGCAGATGCAGCACTAGGTTCAGCTAACATCACAGTTAACAAGAACTCAGTACCAAACGATCCACGTAGCCCGTTTGTTACGTCTGGTATCCGTATCGGTTCTCCTTCTATTACTCGTCGTGGTTTCTCAGAAGCAGACGCGAAAGCTCTTGCTGGCTGGATGTGTGACATCCTTGATAACATGGGCGATGAGTCTGTTATCGAAGCAACTAAAGCGAAAGTACTAGAGATCTGTAAGCGTCTACCTGTTTACGCTTAA
- a CDS encoding YitT family protein: MEKHSRKEDWVAILTGTFLVALGVFFLQSANLLTGGTTGLALLLSQFLPVTFGILYFLANCPFYLLAWKRFGRSFAISSAIAGALVSVFADHLYLVISLEVHNEIYCAVAGGLLMGLGMLILFRHRSSLGGFNVLCLFIQDRYGISVGKTQMGIDACILFASCFFVSPWVIAVSVLGTAVLNIVLAMNHKPTRYSVNYAS; the protein is encoded by the coding sequence ATGGAAAAACACTCACGTAAAGAAGATTGGGTAGCAATTCTCACTGGCACGTTTTTAGTGGCGTTAGGCGTCTTCTTTTTACAGTCAGCGAACCTGCTTACCGGTGGTACTACTGGCTTGGCTCTGCTTTTGAGTCAATTCTTACCTGTAACCTTCGGTATTTTGTACTTTTTGGCCAACTGTCCATTCTATTTATTAGCGTGGAAACGATTTGGCCGTAGCTTTGCCATTAGCAGTGCAATTGCTGGTGCGTTAGTTTCTGTGTTTGCCGATCATTTATACCTAGTTATCTCACTAGAAGTTCATAACGAGATCTACTGTGCTGTTGCCGGTGGCTTATTAATGGGCTTAGGTATGTTAATCCTATTCCGTCATCGCTCCAGCTTGGGTGGCTTCAACGTATTATGTTTATTTATCCAAGACCGCTACGGCATCTCTGTAGGTAAGACTCAAATGGGCATTGATGCTTGTATTCTGTTTGCGTCTTGCTTCTTCGTATCGCCTTGGGTAATTGCCGTTTCGGTATTGGGCACCGCAGTATTGAACATCGTATTGGCAATGAATCACAAGCCTACTCGTTACTCGGTGAATTACGCGTCTTAA
- a CDS encoding winged helix-turn-helix domain-containing protein encodes MQDYLSSAKDQQASIYIEGLEFNPNTRVLSCDEQVIDLEPRSIELLELFLTSVGQPLAAEHIIESVWQSNFISKNVLTNRISTLRSVLQKHLPDSDATKILVTYPRKGYFLNPNSVSFAATSPETAPNDAELESPVSQEGNRSNPVNPWLVVVSLALLISTAVMGYMLWQSPTRASEIERDQRLIPKVELLLNRLDAIGENSRKYRKVVKALLLQQQIEYAYTDIANQDAPSYFLDPIDSSPFFPGAKNMRTSDYLLNIQLKGQEVDKRLIAKISLIYPNSGKLAFGGVYSIDVNNISSSLMEINRELANYFALPAPLPPEWSVDNAEVSELLSGKAIALDGIKLNTMTSTLIARQLALFETDQKKLVAFTNLVQTRFNRLPDELKLWLGIIHFKLRDLQTAKELLTNTSGNSTIENALVYMMVSHIAYKQDNMEKFRLNYMESLVALLRVVPSEDLFARLSKPESKSTCLQPWKSLKLSVKDPIIIKQWESLMLNYCTAVGQQISSQNKKPFEINNLNIN; translated from the coding sequence ATGCAAGATTACCTCTCCAGCGCCAAAGACCAACAAGCTTCTATTTATATTGAAGGCTTGGAGTTCAACCCCAACACACGAGTCTTAAGCTGCGACGAGCAGGTCATTGATTTAGAGCCTCGTTCTATCGAGCTCTTAGAGTTATTTCTTACCAGCGTTGGTCAACCGCTCGCCGCCGAGCACATCATTGAATCAGTATGGCAAAGTAACTTCATTTCCAAAAATGTTCTGACCAACCGAATCAGTACGTTACGTTCAGTACTTCAAAAACACCTGCCTGATAGCGACGCAACCAAAATACTAGTGACTTACCCACGTAAAGGCTATTTTCTAAACCCAAACTCGGTTAGTTTTGCCGCGACCTCCCCTGAAACTGCACCGAATGATGCAGAACTGGAATCTCCAGTCAGTCAAGAAGGGAATAGATCTAATCCAGTTAACCCTTGGTTAGTCGTGGTGTCTTTGGCTTTGCTGATCAGCACTGCGGTAATGGGTTACATGCTTTGGCAATCTCCCACTCGCGCTTCAGAAATTGAACGTGACCAACGATTGATTCCTAAGGTCGAGCTTCTCCTGAACCGATTGGATGCCATTGGTGAGAATTCCAGAAAATACCGAAAAGTCGTAAAAGCATTATTACTTCAACAGCAGATTGAATACGCCTACACCGATATTGCTAACCAAGATGCGCCAAGCTACTTCCTTGACCCTATTGATAGCTCTCCCTTCTTTCCGGGCGCAAAGAACATGCGTACCAGTGATTACCTGCTTAACATTCAGCTCAAAGGTCAAGAAGTGGACAAACGCCTTATCGCAAAGATAAGCCTGATTTACCCAAACTCAGGGAAGCTCGCATTTGGTGGTGTTTACTCTATTGATGTCAATAATATCAGCAGCAGCCTTATGGAGATCAACCGAGAGCTAGCTAACTACTTTGCACTGCCAGCACCATTACCGCCAGAATGGTCAGTCGACAATGCCGAAGTCAGCGAATTGCTAAGTGGAAAAGCCATAGCGCTGGATGGCATCAAGCTCAATACCATGACGTCGACTCTGATTGCGCGTCAACTTGCGCTATTTGAAACAGATCAAAAGAAGCTCGTCGCGTTCACTAACCTTGTTCAAACTCGTTTTAACCGACTACCAGACGAACTGAAGCTGTGGCTTGGTATCATTCATTTCAAACTAAGAGACCTGCAAACCGCAAAAGAGCTTCTGACCAATACCTCAGGCAACTCTACGATCGAAAATGCGTTGGTTTATATGATGGTTTCTCATATCGCTTATAAGCAAGACAACATGGAGAAGTTTCGCCTCAACTACATGGAGTCTCTAGTTGCCTTATTGAGAGTGGTTCCATCCGAAGATCTATTCGCCCGGCTATCCAAACCAGAATCAAAATCGACCTGCCTGCAACCTTGGAAGAGCTTGAAGCTAAGCGTTAAAGACCCAATTATCATAAAACAGTGGGAAAGCTTAATGCTAAATTACTGCACAGCTGTTGGGCAACAGATCTCAAGTCAAAACAAAAAACCATTTGAAATAAACAACTTAAACATAAATTAA
- the treC gene encoding alpha,alpha-phosphotrehalase encodes MAMTEHDESWWKTATIYQIYPKSFCDSGNKGTGDIKGIISKLDYLKNLSVDAIWLTPVYASPMIDNGYDISDYYAINPQFGTMEDFDLLLSEAHQRGIRIVMDIVVNHTSTEHAWFQSALGDKNSPYRDYYIWKDPVNGQAPTNWQSKFGGNAWELDEATGQYFLHLFAKEQADLNWENPVVREEVKDVISFWAEKGVDGFRLDVINLISKQQDFPNDDIGDGRRFYTDGPRVHEYLKEISEAVFQKYGSVTVGEMSSTTLEHCQQYSNVDNSELSMVFNFHHLKVDYTNGEKWTNAPFDFLQLKSIFNHWQTGLNGKGWGALFWCNHDQPRVVSRLGNDQQYRVESAKMLAASVHMMQGTPYIYQGEEIGMTNPGYTEISQYRDVESTNMYDIMVNRDGVAHEDMMAILAQKSRDNSRTPMQWNSETYAGFSLSQPWLDVANNYTEINAEQALEDKDSVFYFYKSLIELRKEVPVITYGSYQDLLPEHPSVFAYSRESEGQTLLCINNYYGEEAECVLPERFEVAKAKSLLSNYQVSESLVASHHQVLRPYETRILLIEG; translated from the coding sequence ATGGCGATGACTGAGCATGATGAAAGTTGGTGGAAAACCGCAACCATCTATCAAATCTACCCAAAGAGCTTTTGTGACAGCGGCAATAAAGGTACTGGCGATATCAAAGGGATCATTTCGAAACTGGATTACCTCAAAAACTTGAGCGTGGATGCGATTTGGCTAACCCCTGTTTACGCATCTCCTATGATCGATAATGGCTACGATATTTCAGACTACTACGCGATTAACCCTCAATTCGGCACCATGGAAGACTTCGACTTGTTACTGTCTGAAGCGCATCAACGTGGCATCCGTATCGTGATGGATATCGTGGTAAACCATACTTCGACAGAGCATGCATGGTTTCAGTCTGCACTGGGTGACAAAAACAGCCCATACCGTGATTATTACATCTGGAAAGACCCAGTAAACGGTCAAGCACCAACCAACTGGCAGTCTAAGTTCGGTGGTAATGCATGGGAACTCGATGAGGCGACAGGGCAATACTTCCTACACTTATTCGCCAAAGAACAGGCTGACCTCAACTGGGAGAACCCGGTTGTACGCGAAGAAGTGAAAGACGTTATCAGCTTCTGGGCTGAGAAGGGCGTTGACGGTTTCCGCTTGGATGTGATCAACCTAATTTCGAAGCAACAAGATTTCCCTAACGATGATATCGGTGATGGTCGTCGTTTCTATACCGATGGTCCACGTGTGCACGAATACCTGAAAGAGATCAGCGAAGCGGTATTCCAGAAATACGGCAGCGTGACCGTCGGCGAGATGTCTTCAACCACGTTGGAACATTGTCAGCAATATTCAAATGTTGATAACAGCGAGCTATCAATGGTGTTTAACTTCCACCACCTTAAGGTCGATTACACCAATGGTGAGAAGTGGACTAATGCACCGTTTGATTTCTTACAGCTCAAGTCGATCTTCAATCACTGGCAAACCGGTTTGAACGGCAAAGGTTGGGGCGCACTATTCTGGTGTAACCACGACCAACCAAGAGTCGTGAGCCGCTTGGGTAACGACCAGCAATATCGCGTTGAATCAGCCAAGATGCTTGCTGCGTCAGTCCACATGATGCAAGGCACACCTTATATCTATCAAGGTGAAGAGATTGGTATGACCAACCCGGGTTACACAGAGATCAGCCAGTATCGTGATGTAGAGAGTACCAATATGTACGACATCATGGTGAACCGTGATGGTGTGGCTCATGAAGATATGATGGCTATTTTAGCGCAGAAATCACGTGATAATTCTCGTACACCAATGCAATGGAACAGTGAGACGTACGCTGGCTTTTCGCTATCACAGCCATGGTTAGATGTTGCGAATAACTACACTGAGATCAACGCTGAGCAAGCGCTTGAAGATAAAGACTCGGTATTCTATTTCTATAAGAGTTTGATTGAGTTACGTAAAGAAGTGCCCGTGATTACTTATGGCAGCTATCAAGATTTATTGCCTGAGCACCCGTCGGTATTTGCGTACTCTCGTGAGAGTGAAGGACAAACTCTGCTGTGCATTAACAACTATTATGGTGAAGAGGCTGAATGCGTTTTACCTGAACGTTTTGAGGTGGCGAAGGCTAAGAGCTTGTTGTCTAATTATCAAGTGAGCGAGAGTTTAGTAGCGTCTCATCATCAAGTTTTGCGACCTTACGAGACTCGGATTCTCTTGATCGAAGGTTAG
- the treB gene encoding PTS trehalose transporter subunit IIBC — protein sequence MSKIAKQDVARLIELVGGKENIASVSHCLTRLRFVLNDTEQANKAELEKLKLVKGCFTNAGQFQVVIGTEVDEVYALLIEQTGKDASSKDEAKLAARQNMNFLERGISHLAEIFVPLLPAIITGGLILGFRNVIGDIRMFDGKTLVEISQFWATVHSFLWLIGEAIFFFLPVGVCWATVKKLGGTPILGITLGVTLVSPQLMNAYMIGKSVPEVWDFGLFVIEKVGYQAQVIPAMLAGVALAFIETNLKRIVPSYLYLVVVPFVSIILSVILAHAFIGPFGRMLGDGVAFAAKVAMTGDFAILGSVVFGFLYAPLVITGIHHTTNAVDLQLMQDLGGTPIWPLIALSNIAQASAVVGIIILSKREGERDISVPAAISAYLGVTEPAMYGINLKYKFPMLSAMIGSAAAAAICGSAGVMANGIGVGGLPGILSIQPQYWSIYLVAMLVAVVLPITLTLFFYKRAQMKGELETANA from the coding sequence ATGAGTAAGATAGCGAAGCAAGACGTTGCGCGTCTTATCGAGTTAGTCGGTGGCAAAGAGAATATTGCAAGTGTCAGCCATTGTCTGACCCGACTGCGTTTTGTATTGAACGATACGGAACAAGCGAACAAAGCAGAACTAGAGAAGCTTAAGCTGGTAAAAGGCTGCTTTACTAACGCAGGTCAATTCCAAGTGGTTATTGGCACCGAGGTTGATGAGGTGTACGCACTTTTGATTGAGCAAACTGGCAAAGATGCATCATCAAAAGATGAGGCGAAGTTGGCTGCTCGCCAGAACATGAACTTCCTTGAGCGTGGTATCTCCCATTTAGCCGAAATTTTCGTACCACTGCTGCCTGCCATTATTACTGGTGGTTTGATTCTTGGTTTCCGTAATGTGATTGGCGACATTCGCATGTTCGACGGCAAAACCTTGGTTGAAATCAGCCAGTTCTGGGCAACCGTTCATTCTTTCTTATGGTTGATTGGCGAAGCGATTTTCTTCTTCCTACCGGTTGGTGTGTGTTGGGCAACGGTTAAGAAACTCGGCGGAACGCCAATTCTGGGGATCACACTCGGTGTGACCTTGGTTTCTCCACAGTTGATGAACGCTTACATGATAGGTAAATCGGTACCTGAGGTGTGGGACTTTGGCTTGTTCGTGATTGAGAAGGTCGGTTATCAAGCTCAGGTGATCCCTGCAATGTTAGCGGGTGTGGCTCTGGCCTTCATTGAGACAAACCTTAAGCGCATTGTACCTTCTTATCTGTACCTAGTTGTTGTGCCATTTGTCTCGATCATCTTATCTGTGATTCTAGCTCACGCCTTTATTGGCCCATTTGGTCGTATGTTGGGTGATGGTGTGGCTTTCGCTGCCAAAGTGGCAATGACTGGTGACTTCGCGATTCTTGGTTCAGTGGTATTTGGCTTCCTATACGCACCTTTGGTTATTACGGGTATTCACCACACAACCAACGCTGTGGACTTACAACTAATGCAAGACTTAGGTGGCACACCAATCTGGCCTTTGATTGCACTATCAAACATTGCACAAGCTTCAGCGGTTGTCGGCATCATTATTTTGAGTAAACGTGAAGGTGAACGAGACATCTCGGTACCAGCAGCAATCTCTGCTTACCTAGGTGTAACGGAACCTGCGATGTACGGCATCAACCTTAAATACAAATTCCCTATGTTGAGCGCAATGATCGGCAGTGCCGCAGCGGCTGCAATCTGTGGTAGTGCAGGTGTGATGGCGAATGGTATCGGTGTTGGTGGCTTGCCGGGTATCTTATCGATTCAACCTCAATATTGGTCGATTTACTTAGTCGCGATGCTGGTGGCGGTTGTACTGCCGATAACGCTGACATTGTTCTTCTATAAACGAGCACAGATGAAAGGCGAACTAGAAACCGCCAACGCGTAA
- the treR gene encoding trehalose operon repressor TreR — protein sequence MSKKLTILDIAKLSGVGKSTVSRVLTNDPKVKPETRERVERVIQESGYSPSKSAQSMRGGSQKVIGVIISRLDSPSENKAVSTMLAELYRADYDVVIMESQLDREKANEHLQVLKRRNVDGIIVFGFTDCDIPAIEAWEHKAVVIALDTENVTSINYDNQQVINSALTHLADQGISEVGFIGVDPSDKSTGELRLKAYLEWCENTGSIANYRTGQLHHESAYQLVDEVLVPTTQAIVCASDTLALGVIKRLQELQREDVVVTGVGGNDLLSFLFPRVFSIDPGYQSAGKLAANLLISQLLGNSEISHHTQSPIL from the coding sequence ATGAGCAAAAAACTCACTATTCTCGATATTGCTAAGCTGTCCGGTGTTGGTAAGTCAACTGTATCTCGCGTTCTGACCAATGATCCAAAAGTGAAACCTGAAACCCGTGAAAGGGTGGAAAGAGTAATTCAAGAATCTGGGTACTCGCCTTCAAAGTCTGCACAGTCTATGCGTGGTGGCAGTCAAAAAGTCATCGGCGTAATCATTTCTCGTCTGGACTCTCCTTCTGAAAACAAAGCGGTAAGTACGATGCTGGCCGAATTGTATCGAGCGGATTACGACGTCGTGATCATGGAAAGTCAGCTTGATAGAGAAAAAGCCAATGAGCATCTGCAGGTTCTCAAGCGTCGCAATGTAGACGGCATTATTGTATTCGGCTTTACTGACTGTGATATTCCTGCGATTGAAGCTTGGGAACACAAAGCGGTGGTGATTGCTCTGGATACCGAGAACGTGACGTCGATTAACTATGATAACCAACAGGTGATCAATAGTGCGTTAACGCATTTAGCAGATCAGGGGATCTCTGAGGTTGGTTTCATTGGCGTTGATCCTAGTGACAAATCAACCGGAGAACTGCGTCTTAAGGCTTATCTCGAGTGGTGTGAAAATACAGGTTCAATTGCGAACTATCGTACTGGTCAACTTCATCATGAAAGCGCTTATCAGTTGGTGGATGAGGTGCTTGTTCCTACGACTCAAGCCATTGTCTGTGCGAGTGATACATTGGCTCTTGGCGTAATCAAGCGTTTGCAAGAGTTACAACGTGAAGATGTGGTGGTGACTGGTGTCGGTGGCAATGATCTTCTCTCTTTCTTGTTCCCTCGAGTATTTAGCATTGATCCTGGGTATCAATCTGCAGGTAAATTGGCCGCTAATCTATTGATCTCTCAGCTTTTAGGCAATTCAGAGATCTCTCATCACACTCAATCTCCGATTCTATAA
- a CDS encoding MliC family protein: MKALLAASLCTVALVGCSQSAAPDGAVSDDQFVTYQCESDASFKVAYLGNEKAVLRLPENEYRLTQIAAGSGTKYILDDGTSELINSVTLRTKGDNARLELGRVVYKNCRK; this comes from the coding sequence ATGAAAGCATTGTTGGCAGCATCTCTATGTACGGTAGCGTTAGTCGGGTGTTCTCAATCCGCGGCGCCTGATGGTGCAGTCTCGGATGACCAATTCGTGACTTATCAATGTGAGTCTGACGCTTCATTTAAGGTCGCTTACCTTGGTAATGAAAAAGCGGTATTACGTTTGCCAGAGAATGAATATCGCCTAACTCAAATAGCGGCAGGTTCAGGAACGAAGTACATCTTAGATGATGGAACCTCTGAACTGATCAATAGCGTCACTTTACGCACTAAAGGTGACAACGCACGTCTAGAACTTGGTCGTGTCGTCTATAAAAATTGCCGAAAGTAA
- the gmhB gene encoding D-glycero-beta-D-manno-heptose 1,7-bisphosphate 7-phosphatase, which translates to MSKPAVFLDRDGVINVDHGYVHDEHDFEYIDGVFEAAKAFKDMGYLLVLVTNQSGIARGKFSEDRFLSLTQWMDWNFVDNGVELDGIYYCPHHPEHGIGDYKQDCECRKPKPGMFISARDFLKIDMANSVMIGDKAEDMMAAEAAGVGTRVLVRTGKPVTEKGEALASVVLDSIKDVPAFLKG; encoded by the coding sequence TTGTCTAAACCTGCTGTTTTTTTAGATCGTGATGGTGTGATTAACGTTGATCATGGCTACGTACATGATGAGCATGACTTTGAATACATCGATGGTGTGTTTGAAGCGGCAAAAGCGTTTAAAGATATGGGCTATTTATTGGTACTTGTGACCAACCAATCTGGTATTGCTCGTGGCAAGTTTAGCGAAGATCGTTTTCTTTCTTTGACACAGTGGATGGATTGGAACTTTGTCGATAATGGCGTTGAGTTAGATGGTATCTATTACTGTCCTCATCACCCTGAACACGGCATTGGCGACTACAAGCAAGATTGTGAATGTCGCAAGCCTAAACCTGGTATGTTCATTTCAGCGCGTGACTTTCTCAAAATTGATATGGCTAACTCGGTCATGATTGGCGATAAAGCTGAAGACATGATGGCCGCAGAAGCCGCTGGTGTTGGTACCAGAGTATTGGTGAGAACCGGTAAACCCGTGACTGAAAAGGGTGAGGCACTTGCCAGTGTAGTGCTAGATAGCATTAAAGATGTACCAGCTTTCCTGAAAGGCTGA